One genomic region from Alosa alosa isolate M-15738 ecotype Scorff River chromosome 12, AALO_Geno_1.1, whole genome shotgun sequence encodes:
- the traf2b gene encoding TNF receptor-associated factor 2 isoform X2 encodes MMMARSSLPSSLESSLPGISRSVLTGHMEKKYQCQHCNNILRKPVQAQCGHRYCVFCFNQLTSSGPKPCEACRVEGIFEESQSMLNGKEAFPDNAARREIEGLPAKCPNEDCTWAGTMKEFEGQHEGKCDYERITCEACQQCILRSEKDRHNERECEARTLNCKYCKVSFNFKDIKAHDEICIKFPMQCKDCGKKKIPREKFPEHIKTCAKSKTACQFNKVGCQAVIDNGKQHDHEQSFIMDHLRLVLTTLTALTSLNSVQSDGVGEYQEDCGGLGLYRAPEEGAVGGAAAAIAGGKASCSNGLSGREERRSSNGLGLYQGADEGTSVASGGLGRGGKSTVGLELKVTALENIVCVLNRELERTSLTQEAHARQHRLDQEKIDSLHNKVRQLERQLTMRDLKLSETEQTLRELQYCTFDGVFVWKIADFSHRRQDALAGRSPALFSPAFYSSKYGYKMCLRLYLNGDGTGRGTHLSLFFVVMRGKYDALLKWPFSQKVTLMLLDQNNREHIIDAFRPDTSSTSFQRPISEMNIASGCPLFCPLAKLASAKNSYVKDDTIFIKAIVDLTGL; translated from the exons ATGATGATGGCACGGAGTTCTTTGCCCTCCTCGCTGGAGTCCTCGTTGCCGGGGATCAGTCGGTCCGTTCTCACTGGACACATGGAGAAAAAGTACCAGTGCCAGCATTGTAACAACATCCTAAGAAAGCCAGTTCAAGCACAATGCGGCCATCGTTACTGTGTATTTTGCTTCAATCAGCTCACCAG CTCCGGCCCTAAACCCTGTGAAGCATGTCGTGTGGAGGGTATATTTGAAGAGTCTCAGTCCATGCTGAATGGAAAAGAA GCGTTTCCAGACAATGCGGCGCGCCGAGAGATTGAGGGTCTTCCAGCAAAGTGCCCAAATGAAGACTGCACATGGGCTGGGACCATGAAAGAGTTTGAG GGCCAGCATGAAGGCAAGTGTGACTATGAGCGGATCACTTGTGAAGCATGCCAGCAATGCATCCTACGCAGCGAGAAAGACCGACACaacgagagagagtgtgaggccAGAACCCTCAACTGCAAATACTGCAAAGTTTCCTTCAACTTTAAAGACATAAAG GCTCATGATGAGATCTGTATAAAGTTCCCCATGCAGTGCAAAGACTGCGGAAAGAAAAAAATCCCACGAGAAAAG TTTCCAGAACATATTAAAACGTGTGCCAAGAGCAAGACAGCATGCCAGTTCAACAAAGTTGGCTGCCAAGCAGTG ATTGACAATGGGAAGCAGCATGACCACGAGCAGTCCTTCATAATGGATCACTTGCGGCTAGTCCTGACCACTCTGACTGCCCTGACGTCGTTGAACAGTGTGCAGAGTGATGGCGTCGGTGAGTACCAGGAGGACTGCGGTGGGCTGGGCCTGTACCGCGCGCCTGAGGAAGGGGCCGTCGGAGGCGCAGCAGCCGCCATCGCCGGCGGAAAGGCCTCTTGCAGCAACGGGCTCAGTGGACGAGAAGAACGGAGGAGTAGCAACGGCCTGGGTCTTTACCAGGGTGCAGACGAAGGGACGTCGGTGGCCAGTGGAGggttggggagaggagggaagagcaCAGTGGGGCTTGAGCTGAAGGTGACCGCACTGGAGAATATTGTGTGCGTGCTGAACCGAGAGCTGGAGAGAACGTCGCTGACGCAAGAGGCCCATGCACGCCAGCATCGACTCGACCAAGAAAAGATTGACTCCCTTCACAACAAG gTTCGTCAGCTGGAACGTCAGCTGACCATGAGGGACCTGAAGTTGTCAGAAACGGAACAGACTCTTCGCGAACTGCAGTACTGCACGTTTGACGGTGTGTTCGTCTGGAAGATTGCAGACTTCAGCCATCGCAGACAAGATGCTCTTGCAGGACGATCTCCAGCACTGTTTTCTCCAG CATTCTACTCCAGTAAGTACGGCTATAAGATGTGCCTAAGGCTCTACCTGAATGGAGACGGCACAGGTAGAGGAACACACCTGTCTCTGTTCTTCGTGGTGATGCGTGGCAAGTACGATGCCCTCCTCAAGTGGCCGTTCAGTCAGAAG GTGACCCTCATGCTCCTGGACCAGAACAACAGGGAGCACATCATTGACGCCTTCCGACCAGACACCAGCTCCACGTCCTTCCAGCGGCCCATCAGTGAGATGAACATTGCCAGCGGCTGTCCCCTCTTCTGCCCACTGGCCAAGCTGGCCTCGGCCAAGAACTCGTATGTGAAAGATG
- the coq4 gene encoding ubiquinone biosynthesis protein COQ4 homolog, mitochondrial isoform X1 has product MHDSRRVDNHSPCGLSHLDDDYLGVHTQATAEGLEWREYETERATPSIRLKQSLRIVRICSSDTEKPSPQRRTPFCLLMLSISRPSLWLTLGHNCRLAGICGVPSRQHHGTFPENPYHCLYPGHIPTNPIQKALLAVGSGVAALQNPYRHDMVAVLGETTGHLALMKLRDRMKNDPEGYTILTERPRIRLSTLDLAHMATLPDGSFGREYLRFLEENRVTPDSRADVKFVDNEELAYVMQRYREVHDLLHTLLGMPTNMLGEVAVKWFEAAQTGLPMCIMGAALGPLRLSSSRLQTLATSLGPWALRSGRRARCVLSIFYERRWDQSLEDLRKELDIEPPPLIISATNKKPAANSEPAS; this is encoded by the exons ATGCATGATAGCA GGCGAGTTGACAATCACAGTCCTTGTGGTCTGTCTCATCTCGACGACGATTATTTGGGGGTGCACACACAGGCGACGGCGGAGGGCTTGGAGTGGAGGGAATACGAGACGGAGAGGGCTACGCCGTCGATTCGACTCAAACAAAGCCTGCGCATTGTGCGCATATGCAGCAGTGACACGGAAAAGCCCAGTCCGCAGAGAAGGACGCCGTTCTGCCTGCTCATGTTGTCCATATCAAGGCCCAGTTTGTGGCTAACGCTAGGTCACAACTGCAGATTAGCTGGAATATGTGGAG TGCCCTCCCGACAACACCATGGTACATTTCCTGAAAACCCTTATCACTGTTTATAcccaggacacattcccactaACCCCATTCAAAAAGCTCTCTTAGCAGTTGGATCTGGGGTTGCAGCTCTTCAGAACCCTTACAGACATG ACATGGTTGCAGTTCTTGGTGAAACCACAGGACACCTGGCCCTTATGAAGTTGCGTGATCGGATGAAGAATGACCCTGAAGGTTACACTATTCTCAC AGAGCGGCCACGTATCCGCCTATCTACTCTAGACTTGGCCCATATGGCTACCCTTCCAGATGGCTCATTTGGGAGGGAATACCTCCGTTTCCTAGAGGAAAAT AGAGTAACACCAGACTCCCGAGCGGATGTGAAGTTTGTGGATAATGAGGAGTTGGCATATGTCATGCAGCGATACCGAGAAGTTCATGACCTTCTGCACACTTTACTAGGAATGCCCACCAACATGCTGG GTGAGGTAGCGGTGAAGTGGTTTGAGGCGGCACAAACAGGCCTACCCATGTGCATTATGGGAGCAGCCCTAGGACCGCTGCGTCTGTCCTCAAG TCGTTTGCAGACGTTAGCTACATCTCTGGGCCCGTGGGCGCTACGTAGCGGTCGGAGGGCGCGATGCGTCCTCAGCATCTTCTATGAGCGCCGATGGGACCAGAGCCTAGAGGACCTCCGAAAAGAACTGGACATTGAGCCACCGCCCCTCATCATCTCAGCAACAAATAAGAAACCTGCAGCAAACTCTGAGCCAGCTTCATGA
- the traf2b gene encoding TNF receptor-associated factor 2 isoform X1 has product MLKYFASNISLGVCATFGSSVALDAWMMMARSSLPSSLESSLPGISRSVLTGHMEKKYQCQHCNNILRKPVQAQCGHRYCVFCFNQLTSSGPKPCEACRVEGIFEESQSMLNGKEAFPDNAARREIEGLPAKCPNEDCTWAGTMKEFEGQHEGKCDYERITCEACQQCILRSEKDRHNERECEARTLNCKYCKVSFNFKDIKAHDEICIKFPMQCKDCGKKKIPREKFPEHIKTCAKSKTACQFNKVGCQAVIDNGKQHDHEQSFIMDHLRLVLTTLTALTSLNSVQSDGVGEYQEDCGGLGLYRAPEEGAVGGAAAAIAGGKASCSNGLSGREERRSSNGLGLYQGADEGTSVASGGLGRGGKSTVGLELKVTALENIVCVLNRELERTSLTQEAHARQHRLDQEKIDSLHNKVRQLERQLTMRDLKLSETEQTLRELQYCTFDGVFVWKIADFSHRRQDALAGRSPALFSPAFYSSKYGYKMCLRLYLNGDGTGRGTHLSLFFVVMRGKYDALLKWPFSQKVTLMLLDQNNREHIIDAFRPDTSSTSFQRPISEMNIASGCPLFCPLAKLASAKNSYVKDDTIFIKAIVDLTGL; this is encoded by the exons ATGTTAAAGTACTTTGCAAGCAATATAAGCTTGGGAGTCTGTGCAACATTCG GGTCCTCTGTAGCACTGGATGCATGGATGATGATGGCACGGAGTTCTTTGCCCTCCTCGCTGGAGTCCTCGTTGCCGGGGATCAGTCGGTCCGTTCTCACTGGACACATGGAGAAAAAGTACCAGTGCCAGCATTGTAACAACATCCTAAGAAAGCCAGTTCAAGCACAATGCGGCCATCGTTACTGTGTATTTTGCTTCAATCAGCTCACCAG CTCCGGCCCTAAACCCTGTGAAGCATGTCGTGTGGAGGGTATATTTGAAGAGTCTCAGTCCATGCTGAATGGAAAAGAA GCGTTTCCAGACAATGCGGCGCGCCGAGAGATTGAGGGTCTTCCAGCAAAGTGCCCAAATGAAGACTGCACATGGGCTGGGACCATGAAAGAGTTTGAG GGCCAGCATGAAGGCAAGTGTGACTATGAGCGGATCACTTGTGAAGCATGCCAGCAATGCATCCTACGCAGCGAGAAAGACCGACACaacgagagagagtgtgaggccAGAACCCTCAACTGCAAATACTGCAAAGTTTCCTTCAACTTTAAAGACATAAAG GCTCATGATGAGATCTGTATAAAGTTCCCCATGCAGTGCAAAGACTGCGGAAAGAAAAAAATCCCACGAGAAAAG TTTCCAGAACATATTAAAACGTGTGCCAAGAGCAAGACAGCATGCCAGTTCAACAAAGTTGGCTGCCAAGCAGTG ATTGACAATGGGAAGCAGCATGACCACGAGCAGTCCTTCATAATGGATCACTTGCGGCTAGTCCTGACCACTCTGACTGCCCTGACGTCGTTGAACAGTGTGCAGAGTGATGGCGTCGGTGAGTACCAGGAGGACTGCGGTGGGCTGGGCCTGTACCGCGCGCCTGAGGAAGGGGCCGTCGGAGGCGCAGCAGCCGCCATCGCCGGCGGAAAGGCCTCTTGCAGCAACGGGCTCAGTGGACGAGAAGAACGGAGGAGTAGCAACGGCCTGGGTCTTTACCAGGGTGCAGACGAAGGGACGTCGGTGGCCAGTGGAGggttggggagaggagggaagagcaCAGTGGGGCTTGAGCTGAAGGTGACCGCACTGGAGAATATTGTGTGCGTGCTGAACCGAGAGCTGGAGAGAACGTCGCTGACGCAAGAGGCCCATGCACGCCAGCATCGACTCGACCAAGAAAAGATTGACTCCCTTCACAACAAG gTTCGTCAGCTGGAACGTCAGCTGACCATGAGGGACCTGAAGTTGTCAGAAACGGAACAGACTCTTCGCGAACTGCAGTACTGCACGTTTGACGGTGTGTTCGTCTGGAAGATTGCAGACTTCAGCCATCGCAGACAAGATGCTCTTGCAGGACGATCTCCAGCACTGTTTTCTCCAG CATTCTACTCCAGTAAGTACGGCTATAAGATGTGCCTAAGGCTCTACCTGAATGGAGACGGCACAGGTAGAGGAACACACCTGTCTCTGTTCTTCGTGGTGATGCGTGGCAAGTACGATGCCCTCCTCAAGTGGCCGTTCAGTCAGAAG GTGACCCTCATGCTCCTGGACCAGAACAACAGGGAGCACATCATTGACGCCTTCCGACCAGACACCAGCTCCACGTCCTTCCAGCGGCCCATCAGTGAGATGAACATTGCCAGCGGCTGTCCCCTCTTCTGCCCACTGGCCAAGCTGGCCTCGGCCAAGAACTCGTATGTGAAAGATG
- the coq4 gene encoding ubiquinone biosynthesis protein COQ4 homolog, mitochondrial isoform X3 translates to MHDSMPSRQHHGTFPENPYHCLYPGHIPTNPIQKALLAVGSGVAALQNPYRHDMVAVLGETTGHLALMKLRDRMKNDPEGYTILTERPRIRLSTLDLAHMATLPDGSFGREYLRFLEENRVTPDSRADVKFVDNEELAYVMQRYREVHDLLHTLLGMPTNMLGEVAVKWFEAAQTGLPMCIMGAALGPLRLSSSRLQTLATSLGPWALRSGRRARCVLSIFYERRWDQSLEDLRKELDIEPPPLIISATNKKPAANSEPAS, encoded by the exons ATGCATGATAGCA TGCCCTCCCGACAACACCATGGTACATTTCCTGAAAACCCTTATCACTGTTTATAcccaggacacattcccactaACCCCATTCAAAAAGCTCTCTTAGCAGTTGGATCTGGGGTTGCAGCTCTTCAGAACCCTTACAGACATG ACATGGTTGCAGTTCTTGGTGAAACCACAGGACACCTGGCCCTTATGAAGTTGCGTGATCGGATGAAGAATGACCCTGAAGGTTACACTATTCTCAC AGAGCGGCCACGTATCCGCCTATCTACTCTAGACTTGGCCCATATGGCTACCCTTCCAGATGGCTCATTTGGGAGGGAATACCTCCGTTTCCTAGAGGAAAAT AGAGTAACACCAGACTCCCGAGCGGATGTGAAGTTTGTGGATAATGAGGAGTTGGCATATGTCATGCAGCGATACCGAGAAGTTCATGACCTTCTGCACACTTTACTAGGAATGCCCACCAACATGCTGG GTGAGGTAGCGGTGAAGTGGTTTGAGGCGGCACAAACAGGCCTACCCATGTGCATTATGGGAGCAGCCCTAGGACCGCTGCGTCTGTCCTCAAG TCGTTTGCAGACGTTAGCTACATCTCTGGGCCCGTGGGCGCTACGTAGCGGTCGGAGGGCGCGATGCGTCCTCAGCATCTTCTATGAGCGCCGATGGGACCAGAGCCTAGAGGACCTCCGAAAAGAACTGGACATTGAGCCACCGCCCCTCATCATCTCAGCAACAAATAAGAAACCTGCAGCAAACTCTGAGCCAGCTTCATGA
- the traf2b gene encoding TNF receptor-associated factor 2 isoform X3: protein MRPSLLCILLQSAHQAFPDNAARREIEGLPAKCPNEDCTWAGTMKEFEGQHEGKCDYERITCEACQQCILRSEKDRHNERECEARTLNCKYCKVSFNFKDIKAHDEICIKFPMQCKDCGKKKIPREKFPEHIKTCAKSKTACQFNKVGCQAVIDNGKQHDHEQSFIMDHLRLVLTTLTALTSLNSVQSDGVGEYQEDCGGLGLYRAPEEGAVGGAAAAIAGGKASCSNGLSGREERRSSNGLGLYQGADEGTSVASGGLGRGGKSTVGLELKVTALENIVCVLNRELERTSLTQEAHARQHRLDQEKIDSLHNKVRQLERQLTMRDLKLSETEQTLRELQYCTFDGVFVWKIADFSHRRQDALAGRSPALFSPAFYSSKYGYKMCLRLYLNGDGTGRGTHLSLFFVVMRGKYDALLKWPFSQKVTLMLLDQNNREHIIDAFRPDTSSTSFQRPISEMNIASGCPLFCPLAKLASAKNSYVKDDTIFIKAIVDLTGL, encoded by the exons ATGCGGCCATCGTTACTGTGTATTTTGCTTCAATCAGCTCACCAG GCGTTTCCAGACAATGCGGCGCGCCGAGAGATTGAGGGTCTTCCAGCAAAGTGCCCAAATGAAGACTGCACATGGGCTGGGACCATGAAAGAGTTTGAG GGCCAGCATGAAGGCAAGTGTGACTATGAGCGGATCACTTGTGAAGCATGCCAGCAATGCATCCTACGCAGCGAGAAAGACCGACACaacgagagagagtgtgaggccAGAACCCTCAACTGCAAATACTGCAAAGTTTCCTTCAACTTTAAAGACATAAAG GCTCATGATGAGATCTGTATAAAGTTCCCCATGCAGTGCAAAGACTGCGGAAAGAAAAAAATCCCACGAGAAAAG TTTCCAGAACATATTAAAACGTGTGCCAAGAGCAAGACAGCATGCCAGTTCAACAAAGTTGGCTGCCAAGCAGTG ATTGACAATGGGAAGCAGCATGACCACGAGCAGTCCTTCATAATGGATCACTTGCGGCTAGTCCTGACCACTCTGACTGCCCTGACGTCGTTGAACAGTGTGCAGAGTGATGGCGTCGGTGAGTACCAGGAGGACTGCGGTGGGCTGGGCCTGTACCGCGCGCCTGAGGAAGGGGCCGTCGGAGGCGCAGCAGCCGCCATCGCCGGCGGAAAGGCCTCTTGCAGCAACGGGCTCAGTGGACGAGAAGAACGGAGGAGTAGCAACGGCCTGGGTCTTTACCAGGGTGCAGACGAAGGGACGTCGGTGGCCAGTGGAGggttggggagaggagggaagagcaCAGTGGGGCTTGAGCTGAAGGTGACCGCACTGGAGAATATTGTGTGCGTGCTGAACCGAGAGCTGGAGAGAACGTCGCTGACGCAAGAGGCCCATGCACGCCAGCATCGACTCGACCAAGAAAAGATTGACTCCCTTCACAACAAG gTTCGTCAGCTGGAACGTCAGCTGACCATGAGGGACCTGAAGTTGTCAGAAACGGAACAGACTCTTCGCGAACTGCAGTACTGCACGTTTGACGGTGTGTTCGTCTGGAAGATTGCAGACTTCAGCCATCGCAGACAAGATGCTCTTGCAGGACGATCTCCAGCACTGTTTTCTCCAG CATTCTACTCCAGTAAGTACGGCTATAAGATGTGCCTAAGGCTCTACCTGAATGGAGACGGCACAGGTAGAGGAACACACCTGTCTCTGTTCTTCGTGGTGATGCGTGGCAAGTACGATGCCCTCCTCAAGTGGCCGTTCAGTCAGAAG GTGACCCTCATGCTCCTGGACCAGAACAACAGGGAGCACATCATTGACGCCTTCCGACCAGACACCAGCTCCACGTCCTTCCAGCGGCCCATCAGTGAGATGAACATTGCCAGCGGCTGTCCCCTCTTCTGCCCACTGGCCAAGCTGGCCTCGGCCAAGAACTCGTATGTGAAAGATG
- the traf2b gene encoding TNF receptor-associated factor 2 isoform X4 produces MLNGKEAFPDNAARREIEGLPAKCPNEDCTWAGTMKEFEGQHEGKCDYERITCEACQQCILRSEKDRHNERECEARTLNCKYCKVSFNFKDIKAHDEICIKFPMQCKDCGKKKIPREKFPEHIKTCAKSKTACQFNKVGCQAVIDNGKQHDHEQSFIMDHLRLVLTTLTALTSLNSVQSDGVGEYQEDCGGLGLYRAPEEGAVGGAAAAIAGGKASCSNGLSGREERRSSNGLGLYQGADEGTSVASGGLGRGGKSTVGLELKVTALENIVCVLNRELERTSLTQEAHARQHRLDQEKIDSLHNKVRQLERQLTMRDLKLSETEQTLRELQYCTFDGVFVWKIADFSHRRQDALAGRSPALFSPAFYSSKYGYKMCLRLYLNGDGTGRGTHLSLFFVVMRGKYDALLKWPFSQKVTLMLLDQNNREHIIDAFRPDTSSTSFQRPISEMNIASGCPLFCPLAKLASAKNSYVKDDTIFIKAIVDLTGL; encoded by the exons ATGCTGAATGGAAAAGAA GCGTTTCCAGACAATGCGGCGCGCCGAGAGATTGAGGGTCTTCCAGCAAAGTGCCCAAATGAAGACTGCACATGGGCTGGGACCATGAAAGAGTTTGAG GGCCAGCATGAAGGCAAGTGTGACTATGAGCGGATCACTTGTGAAGCATGCCAGCAATGCATCCTACGCAGCGAGAAAGACCGACACaacgagagagagtgtgaggccAGAACCCTCAACTGCAAATACTGCAAAGTTTCCTTCAACTTTAAAGACATAAAG GCTCATGATGAGATCTGTATAAAGTTCCCCATGCAGTGCAAAGACTGCGGAAAGAAAAAAATCCCACGAGAAAAG TTTCCAGAACATATTAAAACGTGTGCCAAGAGCAAGACAGCATGCCAGTTCAACAAAGTTGGCTGCCAAGCAGTG ATTGACAATGGGAAGCAGCATGACCACGAGCAGTCCTTCATAATGGATCACTTGCGGCTAGTCCTGACCACTCTGACTGCCCTGACGTCGTTGAACAGTGTGCAGAGTGATGGCGTCGGTGAGTACCAGGAGGACTGCGGTGGGCTGGGCCTGTACCGCGCGCCTGAGGAAGGGGCCGTCGGAGGCGCAGCAGCCGCCATCGCCGGCGGAAAGGCCTCTTGCAGCAACGGGCTCAGTGGACGAGAAGAACGGAGGAGTAGCAACGGCCTGGGTCTTTACCAGGGTGCAGACGAAGGGACGTCGGTGGCCAGTGGAGggttggggagaggagggaagagcaCAGTGGGGCTTGAGCTGAAGGTGACCGCACTGGAGAATATTGTGTGCGTGCTGAACCGAGAGCTGGAGAGAACGTCGCTGACGCAAGAGGCCCATGCACGCCAGCATCGACTCGACCAAGAAAAGATTGACTCCCTTCACAACAAG gTTCGTCAGCTGGAACGTCAGCTGACCATGAGGGACCTGAAGTTGTCAGAAACGGAACAGACTCTTCGCGAACTGCAGTACTGCACGTTTGACGGTGTGTTCGTCTGGAAGATTGCAGACTTCAGCCATCGCAGACAAGATGCTCTTGCAGGACGATCTCCAGCACTGTTTTCTCCAG CATTCTACTCCAGTAAGTACGGCTATAAGATGTGCCTAAGGCTCTACCTGAATGGAGACGGCACAGGTAGAGGAACACACCTGTCTCTGTTCTTCGTGGTGATGCGTGGCAAGTACGATGCCCTCCTCAAGTGGCCGTTCAGTCAGAAG GTGACCCTCATGCTCCTGGACCAGAACAACAGGGAGCACATCATTGACGCCTTCCGACCAGACACCAGCTCCACGTCCTTCCAGCGGCCCATCAGTGAGATGAACATTGCCAGCGGCTGTCCCCTCTTCTGCCCACTGGCCAAGCTGGCCTCGGCCAAGAACTCGTATGTGAAAGATG
- the coq4 gene encoding ubiquinone biosynthesis protein COQ4 homolog, mitochondrial isoform X2, which yields MHDSRRVDNHSPCGLSHLDDDYLGVHTQATAEGLEWREYETERATPSIRLKQSLRIVRICSSDTEKPSPQRRTPFCLLMLSISRPSLWLTLGHNCRLAGICGDMVAVLGETTGHLALMKLRDRMKNDPEGYTILTERPRIRLSTLDLAHMATLPDGSFGREYLRFLEENRVTPDSRADVKFVDNEELAYVMQRYREVHDLLHTLLGMPTNMLGEVAVKWFEAAQTGLPMCIMGAALGPLRLSSSRLQTLATSLGPWALRSGRRARCVLSIFYERRWDQSLEDLRKELDIEPPPLIISATNKKPAANSEPAS from the exons ATGCATGATAGCA GGCGAGTTGACAATCACAGTCCTTGTGGTCTGTCTCATCTCGACGACGATTATTTGGGGGTGCACACACAGGCGACGGCGGAGGGCTTGGAGTGGAGGGAATACGAGACGGAGAGGGCTACGCCGTCGATTCGACTCAAACAAAGCCTGCGCATTGTGCGCATATGCAGCAGTGACACGGAAAAGCCCAGTCCGCAGAGAAGGACGCCGTTCTGCCTGCTCATGTTGTCCATATCAAGGCCCAGTTTGTGGCTAACGCTAGGTCACAACTGCAGATTAGCTGGAATATGTGGAG ACATGGTTGCAGTTCTTGGTGAAACCACAGGACACCTGGCCCTTATGAAGTTGCGTGATCGGATGAAGAATGACCCTGAAGGTTACACTATTCTCAC AGAGCGGCCACGTATCCGCCTATCTACTCTAGACTTGGCCCATATGGCTACCCTTCCAGATGGCTCATTTGGGAGGGAATACCTCCGTTTCCTAGAGGAAAAT AGAGTAACACCAGACTCCCGAGCGGATGTGAAGTTTGTGGATAATGAGGAGTTGGCATATGTCATGCAGCGATACCGAGAAGTTCATGACCTTCTGCACACTTTACTAGGAATGCCCACCAACATGCTGG GTGAGGTAGCGGTGAAGTGGTTTGAGGCGGCACAAACAGGCCTACCCATGTGCATTATGGGAGCAGCCCTAGGACCGCTGCGTCTGTCCTCAAG TCGTTTGCAGACGTTAGCTACATCTCTGGGCCCGTGGGCGCTACGTAGCGGTCGGAGGGCGCGATGCGTCCTCAGCATCTTCTATGAGCGCCGATGGGACCAGAGCCTAGAGGACCTCCGAAAAGAACTGGACATTGAGCCACCGCCCCTCATCATCTCAGCAACAAATAAGAAACCTGCAGCAAACTCTGAGCCAGCTTCATGA